In Streptomyces caniferus, one DNA window encodes the following:
- a CDS encoding response regulator transcription factor: MRIVVAEDLYLLRDGLVRLIEAYGHQVVATATTGPGTLEALLKWRPDAAVVDVRMPPTHSDEGLRAALAARGQLPGLPVLILSQHVEQLYARELLADGSGGIGYVLKESVFDADQFIDALERVAGGGTAMDPAVIAKLLAGGTSQRRLEGLTEREHSVLGLMAEGLSNQAIGRRLFLSDSAISKYTTSMFGKLGITDDDHHNRRVLAVLAYLNRP; encoded by the coding sequence ATGCGAATCGTCGTAGCCGAAGACCTCTACCTCCTGCGCGACGGGCTGGTCCGCCTCATCGAGGCCTACGGCCACCAGGTGGTGGCGACGGCGACCACCGGACCCGGGACGCTGGAGGCGCTGCTGAAGTGGCGGCCGGATGCCGCGGTCGTCGATGTCCGCATGCCGCCGACGCACTCGGACGAGGGCCTGCGGGCGGCTCTTGCGGCCCGCGGCCAACTGCCCGGCCTGCCCGTCCTGATCCTGTCCCAGCACGTGGAACAGCTCTATGCCCGCGAGCTCCTGGCCGACGGCTCCGGCGGCATCGGCTATGTCCTCAAGGAGAGCGTGTTCGACGCCGATCAGTTCATCGACGCCCTGGAACGCGTCGCCGGGGGCGGGACCGCCATGGACCCGGCCGTCATCGCCAAACTGCTGGCCGGCGGGACCTCCCAACGGCGCCTCGAAGGGCTCACCGAGCGGGAGCACTCCGTGCTCGGCCTCATGGCCGAGGGGCTGTCCAACCAGGCCATCGGCCGGCGTCTCTTCCTCAGCGACAGCGCCATCAGCAAGTACACCACCTCCATGTTCGGCAAGCTCGGCATCACCGACGACGACCACCACAACCGCCGTGTCCTCGCCGTCCTCGCCTACCTGAACAGGCCCTGA
- a CDS encoding NTP pyrophosphohydrolase: MDSLVVVDAANVVGSVPDGWWRDRHGAAERLRDALAAYAGTGLPGLVAPPVELVLVVEGAARGVESVDGVRVVPASGSGDDRIVQLVAEECGDRDCLVVTADRELRARVQALGARVTGPRAVWGRERGEA, encoded by the coding sequence ATGGATTCCTTGGTCGTGGTCGATGCCGCCAATGTCGTCGGCTCGGTGCCGGACGGCTGGTGGCGGGACCGGCACGGCGCGGCGGAGCGGCTGCGCGACGCCCTGGCCGCGTACGCCGGCACGGGACTGCCCGGTCTGGTCGCGCCCCCTGTGGAGCTGGTCCTGGTGGTGGAGGGCGCGGCGCGCGGAGTGGAATCCGTGGACGGCGTACGGGTGGTGCCGGCGAGCGGCAGCGGCGACGACCGGATCGTGCAACTGGTGGCGGAGGAGTGCGGCGACCGGGACTGTCTGGTGGTCACCGCGGACCGCGAGCTGCGCGCACGTGTCCAGGCCCTGGGGGCCCGGGTGACGGGCCCGCGCGCGGTGTGGGGGCGGGAGCGCGGCGAGGCCTGA